The Pogona vitticeps strain Pit_001003342236 chromosome 6, PviZW2.1, whole genome shotgun sequence genome contains a region encoding:
- the ACADVL gene encoding very long-chain specific acyl-CoA dehydrogenase, mitochondrial yields the protein MHALRLPPKKLARSLLRLGGPQGSGGFLAQTCVTPQPFGVRLYAAQAAEAVLEKSGTKAESATQAVSEKKSIAGESKSFAAGMFKGQINTEQVFPFPSALNEDQVQTLQELVGPVSRFFEEVNDPAKNDTLEQVEEKTMQGLKELGAFGLQIPVQFGGLGLNNTQYARLVEMVGLHDLGVGITLGAHQSIGFKGILLYGTPAQKEKYFPKLATGENVAAYCLTEPASGSDAASIRSTATLSPCGTYYTLNGSKIWISNGGLAEIFTVFAKTPIKDGTTGEVKDKITAFIVERAFGGVTSGPPEKKMGIKASNTAEVHFENVRVPVENVLGVPGGGFKVAMNILNNGRFGMAAAMAGTMRGIIGKAVDHAANRTQFGEKIHTFGGIQEKLARMALLHYVTESMAYMISANMDQGATDFQIEAAISKIFGSEAAWTVTDECIQLMGGMGFMKEAGVERVLRDLRIFRIFEGTNDILRLFVALNGFQNAGSQLRGLQHAAKNPFGNAGLLVTELGKRVRRKTGLGSGISLKSIVHPSLDSSAERTVHAIDLFGAVVEEQLLKHGKKIIDEQFVLKRIADSAIDLYAMVVVLSRASRSLEHGQATAQHEKMLCDTWCIEAHDRIVQTLTSLRSDTTRQFFKNLRGISKALVENEGVISPNPLGI from the exons atGCACGCCCTCCGGCTGCCCCCGAAGAAGCTGGCCAGGAGCCTCCTCCGCTTGGGGGGCCCCCAGGG GTCTGGAGGGTTCCTGGCGCAGACCTGCGTGACTCCCCAACCTTTTGGGGTTCGCCTCTATGCCGCCCAGGCTGCTGAG GCTGTGCTGGAAAAATCGGGCACCAAGGCCGAGTCGGCTACCCAGGCTGTGTCTGAAAAAAAGTCCATAGCGGGA GAATCAAAGTCGTTTGCTGCCGGGATGTTCAAGGGCCAGATCAACACGGAGCAAGTTTTCCCTTTCCCATCAG CGCTCAACGAAGACCAAGTCCAGACTTTGCAAGAACTTGTGGGCCCCGTCTCTCGATTCTTTGAG GAGGTGAACGATCCGGCCAAGAACGATACTCTGGAGCAGGTGGAGGAGAAGACCATGCAGGGGCTGAAGGAACTGGGAGCCTTCGGTCTGCAGATCCCCGTCCAGTTTGGGGGCCTGGGGCTCAACAACACCCAG TACGCTCGGCTGGTGGAGATGGTTGGCCTGCATGACCTGGGGGTGGGCATCACCCTCGGGGCTCACCAATCAATTGGGTTCAAGGGGATCCTGCTCTACGGCACCCCGGCGCAGAAGGAGAAGTACTTCCCCAAATTAGCGACAG GAGAGAACGTGGCGGCTTATTGTCTGACGGAGCCAGCCAGTGGGTCGGACGCGGCTTCGATCCGTTCTACGGCTACTCTCAGCCCCTGCGGCACGTATTACACCCTCAACGGGAGCAAAATTTGGATCAG CAACGGCGGTCTGGCGGAGATCTTCACCGTGTTTGCGAAGACGCCCATAAAAGACGGGACCACAGGCGAAGTGAAGGATAAGATCACAGCGTTCATTGTGGAGCGTGCGTTCGGTGGCGTCACCAG TGGACCCCCTGAAAAGAAGATGGGCATCAAAGCCTCCAACACGGCAGAGGTTCACTTCGAGAACGTCCGTGTCCCGGTGGAAAATGTTCTAGGAGTCCCCGGTGGCGGGTTTAAGGTTGCCATGAACATTCTGAACAACGGGCGGTTTGGCATGGCCGCGGCTATGGCCGGCACCATGCGCGGGATCATCGGCAAAGCG GTGGACCATGCTGCAAACAGGACACAGTTTGGGGAGAAGATTCATACCTTTGGAGGAATCCAAGAGAAACTGGCCCGGATGGCACTGCTGCATTATGTGACGGAG TCCATGGCATACATGATCAGCGCCAACATGGATCAAGGAGCGACCGACTTCCAGATTGAGGCCGCCATCAGCAAGATCTTTGGCTCG GAAGCCGCCTGGACCGTCACGGACGAATGCATCCAGTTAATGGGTGGGATGGGTTTCATGAAG GAGGCTGGCGTGGAGCGTGTCTTGCGTGACCTAAGGATCTTCCGGATCTTCGAGGGAACCAATGACATCTTGAGACTGTTTGTGGCGCTCAACGGATtccag AACGCAGGGAGCCAGCTGCGTGGCTTGCAACACGCCGCCAAGAATCCCTTCGGAAACGCCGGGCTCCTGGTCACTGAGCTCGGGAAGCGAGTGCGCAG GAAAACTGGTCTGGGATCAGGGATTTCCCTGAAGTCTATCGTGCACCCTAGCTTGGATTCAAGCGCCGAACGG accGTCCATGCCATCGATCTTTTCGGGGCCGTGGTGGAGGAGCAGCTCCTGAAACACGGCAAGAAAATTATCG ATGAACAGTTTGTGCTGAAGCGCATCGCCGACAGCGCGATCGATCTGTACGCCATGGTGGTCGTCCTCTCCAG GGCATCCCGGTCTTTGGAGCACGGCCAGGCGACAGCCCAGCACGAGAAGATGCTCTGTGACACCTGGTGCATCGAG GCCCACGACCGGATCGTCCAGACGCTGACCTCCCTGCGCTCCGACACCACCCGGCAATTTTTCAAGAACCTCCGGGGCATCTCCAAAGCCCTGGTGGAAAACGAAGGGGTCATTTCCCCCAACCCTCTGGGCATCTGA